TGGCCACCGTTACCTTTTTGGCGCACACCGGCGGCCCCGCtccagggggggggagaaggttcccgctccgccgcctggACCGATCAACCTCCGTGCCATTTCAATGGCATCCGTCCCTCCCACccccttctccgccgcctctgctACTAGCGTCCACTGCCATCCCATCGCGTTACATCACTAAGCGACAGTTTGTCTTGACTTGCTTCTTCCATCCCGCGCCAGGTGGCCTCTTCTCAACGCCCCTTGTCCCGCCAACACACACAAACAAAACCTGGCCGACGTGACTGGTGGTCGTttgttcgtcgtcgcggaaTTTACTTACATAGTGCATACATACGCCCACCCTGACGGACGAATCGTGACAGCCAAATGCCAACtgcctgcgcccgccgttAGCTGCATCCTCGTTCTTTCGCCCTGCCAGATCGAGTTCCCGGCACGGCCGCAGCGTGACGCACCACCATGAAGACTGCAGGCAGGCTCTTCTACCTCTCCCTCTTCGCCCTCTGgacgccgccttcttcctgctCGTCTCAGGAATGCGTGGTACGAgcgcctccccgcccgcccgcgcaacGGCGCACGCGAACGCACGACTCGGCTGACCCTGTCCCAGATCTCCCCCAAGTCCATCGTTGACGATGCGTGCGCCTCGTTCGCCAcgctcgagaagctcaacgGCAACGTCAAGCCCTCGCTCGACAACCTAGTCCGATCGACCGACTTCTTCTCATACTACCGCCTCAACCTCTTCAACAAGCGATGCCCCTTCTGGGACGAGGAGAACGGCATCTGCGGCAACGTGGGATGCGCggtcgagacgctcgacaacgaggacgacatcCCCGAGGTGTGGCGCACCAGCGAGCTGAGCAAGCTCGAGGGACCCCACGCCAAGCACCCCGGCAGGACGGCGCAGCGACAGCACCCGGACCGGCCGCTGCagggcgagctcggcgacggggtgGGCGAGAGCTGCGTGTTCGAGTATGACGACGAgtgcgacgagcgcgacTACTGTGtccccgaggacgagagcgCCAGCTCCAAGGGCGACTACGTGAGCCTGCTCCGCAACCCGGAGCGCTTCACCGGCTacagcggcgagggcgccaagCAGGTCTGGGACGCCATCTACCGCGAGAACTGCTTCCAGAAGAGCTCGTTTCCGCGCTCGGCCGACCTCGGCGTCTCGGTGtggcccgccggcccggccgcgCTCGACTTCAAGCACGTCATGGACGCCGCGGGACGACACGCCCAGCTCCAggcgcagcgcctgcagAACCCCGAGGTGCCGTTTGTGGCCAACACGGgcttcgaggtcgacgacgagtgcCTCGAGAAGCGCGTCTTCTACCGCGTCGTGTCGGGCATGCACGCGAGCATCAGCGCCCACCTATGCTGGGACTTTCTCAACAAGACCACGGGCCAGTGGCAGCCGAACCTGGCGTGCTACGTCAGCCGCTTCGAGGGCCACGCCGACCGTGTCAGCAACCTGTACTTCAACTACGCGCTCGTGACGCGGGCCGTGGCGAAGCTGGGGCCGTACCTACGGGACGGCAAGTACACGTTCTGCACCGgcgacccggccgaggacCAGGCCACGCGGGCCAAGGTGCTCGAGGTGAcgcagcgggcggccagcGTCCCGCACATCTTTGACGAGAGCCTCATGTtcgtcaacggcgagggCCCGTCCCTTAAGGAGGACTTCCGCAACCGCTTCCGCAACATCAGCCGGCTCATGGACTGCGTCGGGTGCGACAAGTGCCGCCTCTGGGGCAAGATCCAGACCAACGGCTACGGCACGGCGCTCAAGGTGCTCTTCGAGTTCGACAACGAGCGGGAGCTGCCGGTGCTGAAGCGCACGGAGCTGGTCGCCCTGTTCAACACGTACGCCCGGCTGAGCGAGTCGCTGCGGGTCGTCGGGGAGTTTGGGAGGATGCTCAAGAGGcaagacggcgaggcgggcgacgccgtgtCGCCGAACCCGGACCCTGTAgagaaggccaaggcgaaggagaagacggagaccgaggccgagacggaCACAAAGCCCAAGCCGGCACCGAAAGGGAGGGCAGACGGGtacgaggaggacgaggccgtgcGCGAGTTCGtcgcgctgcgcctgcgggGACCCAAGAGCGACTCCCTATACCATCACTTTAGCTTCGAGCTGGAGCGCTTCCGGGCGGCCGTCAAGATTGTCGTCAGCGGGTGGCTGCGGGCGCCCAGGACATTGTAGGCTCCCCCTCCCGTCGCCCTCACTTCGCACCATGGCTAACGACCGCAGCTGGAACATCATCACATCGGAGACGCTGCGTCTGTACCAATTCTGGGTGGGCCTGCCCGTGAACCCGCGGCAGTGGACGGTGGCGTTTCCAGACATTAACCGGAACGAACTATAGCACTTGCATTGTCTTGGGGCGTCGGCGCATCCTGCTTTTGTGGTCTGTTATTTATGTACACTGCACGGTGCATTCAACGAGAGGCTGGCTGAGGGTGTTGCACATACTGTCGAGCATCTCCGTGCGGCTGTGCAGTCGACGCGAGAGGCGAATGGGCCCCGCCACTAAAGAGAGGCAAGGTCAAACTCTGCATACACCTGCTCCGGTGAATCCGAATGATGAAGATGCGCAAAAAAGCAGGGCATGATGAATGGTGTCGTGCGTGACAGACAGTCCACCGTGGAATCAAAAAGAATCACCGTGGGATCAAAAAGAATGACACCTGAGGGATTCGAACCCTCGCCTATTACTAGACCGCGAATAGGGAGATCGGAGAACCGATGCAAGAACCTGAACACGGCGCCTTAGACCACTCGGCCAAAGTGCCTATTGACTGGTTGTTGAAGGAGGGAGGCTTATTGTGGGTTGTGTAGGGTTCGCAACAGGGCTGGGGAAGATGGCGTGCACAGCGTGAGATGATTGGCAGACCGGCCGACTGCGGAGCGGTGGGGGgcgatggaggggcagctggcgcggcgacggctacCCTGAACAAACCACGGCTTTGATTTCAACGTCGTGAGCTCGGAGGAGCGATCCAACAAGGCTGCGATGCGATGAACTTGATTTGATGGACTCGGAATGTTGGCCATCGTGAGGAGCCGCGGTGGTCGTGGGGATGGGGTTGTGAAGACGTGGCTTCCGCGGGGGGATGCCGAGGTTGGACAAacttgccttgcctgcggCTTACAGATACAAATGTAGCATTCGCTGCCCTTTGCTACGAGGGGGACGTCCGCACATCTGCTGTCAAACCCATACTCtacagacacacacacacgacgACTCGGCATCTACGGTAAACATGTCACAAATTCGCCCCtcgcgcagcctcgccggcaaGGTGGCCATCGTGACAGGCGCGGGGAcgctcggcgagggcatcggcaACGGGCGGGCCACCGCGAtcctgctggccgaggatggggcggcggtggtgtgcgtggaccgcgacggcgcgctggcggagcgCACGGCGGAGATGATACGGGCCGAGGGCCGGGGcagggcgctggcgctggcggcggacgtgacgcgcgacgcggagtgcgcggcggtggtggaggcggcgctggatgCGTTTgggcgcgtcgacgtgctGGTCAACAACGTGGGCGTGCTGGGGGCGCGGGgaacggcgacggaggcggacGCGGAGGCATGGGCGCGGGGGCTCGAGGTCAACGTGACGAGCATGGCGCTCATGGCCAAGCACGCGATCCCGGCGATGCTGCGCAACGacatcaacaacaacgacgccgacgccgcgggagGGGGAATccgcggcagcatcgtcaacgTCGGGTCGGTGGCCGGCCTGCGGGGCGGGACGCCGAGCCTGCTGTACCCGACGAGCAAGGGCGCCGTGGTCAACATGAcgcgggccatggcggcgcaccacggcgcgcagggcgtgCGGGTCAACTGCGTGTGCCCGGGGATGCTGCACACGCCCATGATGGAcagccccgcggcgcccatgtcggcggagacgcgcgaggcgaggcgccggcggagccTGCTGGGCACCGAGGGCAGCGCgtgggacgcggcggcggcggtgcgcttcctggcgggcggggaggcgcgCTGGATCACGGGCACGGTGCTGACGGTGGATGCGGgcgcgacgtgctcgacggcgatTGCCATGGACTGAGGAGGGCGTCTCATGGGATGCCTGTgtggaagaggagggaggaggggcaggtGATGAAgagaggtcggcgaggaaagagagagagagagagagtctGGGGCTGTGCGCGGGCCGGGTCCGCATCGTcagcggccgggcggcgtctGGGGTTGGCGGAGGCAACAGGATGGTTGGAGCATACTGCTTTATACAGTTTGCGGAGGAGGCAGCCCGTCGATTGTCGATCCCGTGATGTCCAGGCGATgcgacctggccgccggtCGTGGCATGGCTGCGGAGGACGAGCAACGTTTGTTCAACGTTTCCCGCATAGGCAGTCGACTGTCAATTTGAAATGCAAACATGACGTTAGTGTTGGATACACATCGTCCGGCGAAGGCGAGTGAGGCAGAGGGGCAGTTAGTGCCCGAGAGTCCCGTCACCTCTGCGCCGGGGCCTGGGACGCACTGCGCCGCCTGTGAGGTGGCGCTGCACGCCGTGGTGCCTGCCGCCCCGCTGTAGAGAGGTACCTGTACCTAGGCCTAGTAACTGCTGGTGGTCGACTCTCCCGCTCCGCCGTGAGCATCACACCCTCACACCTCAGCACGGAGCCGCGCAGAGTCATAGACCATCGCCCATCGACATTGCCGCTCCATTGGACGCCGCGGCTGGACAATCGCAGCACGCTCAATCAGCCCAGCGACCTTGCAAGCTGCCCGGAGCCCGTTGCTAGCAAGCGGACAAATCTCTTAGGTAAGTAGGCCCTTTGTCCTGGCCCCTGAGCCGTGCGCGTGCCCGAGTCGCCCAGtacaccacacacacacacacatacactACACAAACACTCACACACTCACCATGGACATAAAagcgccgagcccgccgcgcaggcgagCACCACGGCATGCAACCCAAGTAGCCTAGCCACCAGCAACCATCCACATCATGTCGGGCCTCGCCTCAGCGCCCAAGCAGGGCACGTCGGCCTTCATCGTCAAGGGCGACAAGATCCTGgtcggccagcgcctcggaAGCCACGGCGCGGGCTCCTGGCAGCTGCCCGGCGGGCACTGCGAGCCGGGCGAGGGCTTCTTCGAGTGCGCCGTgcgcgaggtcaaggaggagacgttcctcgacgtcgacggcgtgcgcctcctcgccaacacCTACGACGCCTTCCCGCAAAACGACAAGCATTACGTCACCTggttcgtcctcgtcgagatgcgcgacgacgaggccgtcccCAAGGCCATGGAGCCCGACAAGTGCGCCTCGTGGCACTGGAtgtccgtcgccgacctgcgcCGCAAAAACATGTTCCTGCCCCTCGTCAACCTCTTCGACGTCAAGAAGACGTgggacgccgtcctcgccggctcCGCGCCCCTcatccgcctgcccgccaccgccggctcCGCCGCGCGCAACCTGCTCGTCCGCTGGGACACGCAGCCGGGGTCCGCtctgcgcgtcgacgccgccgccgggagcgtcaccctcggccgcggccgcgacctGGCCGTCGTGGACCCGAGCCCGGGCAACACGGCCTGCTCGCTCCAGATCGTGGTCCCGGGGCCGCACGGCGAGCACGTCTTTCCGCTCGGCAACGACGTcgtggcgctgggcgagggcgcgacATGCAAGGCCGAgtcggtcgtcgacggaTTCCACAAGGCCAGGGCGTGATGGGCTGTGTTTGGGGAGAggacgtatgtatgtactaGCTTAGATTCCGCAGACTTGCACAAAACACGGACACGATATCCAGTATGAAGAATAGTATGCACCTAGTATGCACGTAGCAAGTATTGCACTAGGCGAAATTGGCCCCATTCGCCCCACCTGTGACCCCCCAGCCCAAAGCAAGCTCCACGACAGTGACGACTGACGACGCACCACCAACAAGCTCCAGCTCCCAAGCATCGCGCATCCATTGCTCGCCCAGCATGTCGCCATGTCCCTCTCGgagcctcgccgtccgcgcctcctcccgcaGAACCGGAAGCTGCGCCACCTGAACGGCCTGTCGCTGCGCAATCTGTCCtttgcgccgcccgcccgccgcgccgccgccgacgatgcggccgctTCCGCCGTAGACCAGTCCCGTCGCCTCGAGGTCCtgcgcgaggccggccagcTGCATCTCTCGCGCTCCTCCGAGAGCCTGCACAGCGGTGCCACCTCCAGCGGACCTCCCCGTGCCGACAAGCGCCGCCCCGAggtgcgccagcgccgcaccAGCCTGACCTTTGCCCACGCCAACCCGGCGTCGCGGCAGcggaagctcgaggagctggtcgAGAACtccgtcggcgatgcctTCTTCTCCCTGCACGTGGCCGGATCGGACGATCCCGTCTACGTGAgcgaggtgcgcgagcgGTCAGCGGTGAGCTCCCCTCCATCACATCATTCCGACGGGCGGAACACGGGTTGCTGACGGGCGAAATGTAGAACTTTGACTTTCGCTTCTttgacctcgccgacgatggcttTTCGAGGGATTGTATTCTGACGGCGCGCGTCTGGTCGCGGCGCTCCGGCCAGCCGTGGACGCTGCTTCTGGAGGAGATTGTCGACCTACGCAGGCTCAATTTTATCGGCACGCTCATGGACCGGCGGTTCCCGCCCAACGCGCTCGTCTTTCACCTCGAGGACGGTGTCTACTCGCTCGATTTTGCGACCCGCGCTGCCGAACCCCGCCAGGCCCCTCCGCCTGTGGCCACGTCATCGTACAACGCGCTCATGAAGCTGGCCAACCTCGAGAGCTCGATCCGGGACGCCATGGACACGCAACGCCGCATCATGGAGCAAatcgacggcatcctcgagaGGAACCCGCCTGACGCGCGGGACAccgccggggaggaggccacgctggcggcgcggtacgtggcggcgcagcggcgcgccAATCGCCAGGCCCAGaagcggcgcgacgagctgcgcgagtcGCTGGCCAGCCGGCgagcggccatggcgcgcggccgcgaggcccaggcccgcgccgagcaggacgtCGCGCACAACCGAGAGCAGCTCGAAGCCTCGCGCTCGCTTGCGGCCGCGACGGAGCTCCAGATCcgcggccagcgtcgccgcatCTGCTCGGAGCTGTCCGACATGCTGCCCATCAGCCCCGTgccgggcgcgccgccgctgtcgtttCAGATCTgcgggctgccgctgcccaacTCGACCTacgacgcggcgacggcccgcaCCGTCAACGAGGACGTCGTGTCCGCCGCCCTGGGGCTCGTGGCGCTCGTCGTGCGCAACCTGCAGTTCTACCTCtccctgccgctgccctaCCCGCTCTACCCCTACGGCTCCCgctccgtcgcccgcgacgacatcTCCCTGCTGCCCGaccagcccgcgccgccgcccccgtcgcgccgcgagTTCCCGCTGCAcctgccgcgcggcggctcgtcccTCGGCCACTGGCGCTTCGAGTACGCCTGGTTCCTCCTCAAcaaggacgtcgaggccctgTGCGCGTCCCAGGGCCTGCGCGTCGTGGACATCCGACACTCCCTCCCCAACCTCAAGTACCTGCTCTACGTctgcagcgccggcaccgacgacgtgccCCAGCGCAAGAGGGGCGGTGTGCGCGGCCtctgggcgggcaggcgccTGCCGGGAGGGgtgcccgcgccctcgcccgccgccgaccaccaccgccccctGAGCAACGCACTCGCCGCGCACGACGCAGACCAGACGCGGCGCCTCAGCGAGAATTCAGACGGgctcggcgagcgcggcaCCGACAACCTCAACGGAAATGGCAACGGCGTACTGGACGCGGGACCGCTGGGCGAGCGCTTCACCCTGCGGACCAAGGGCCTGCGAGAAAACGTCGTGTGAGGAATGGATGCCGATGGACAAGGGCCGCGAACATCCGTCATGTGCATGAtacccagcagcagcagcagcagcagcatggcgtGCGCCGTGGCACTGTCGATTCGCCGTCGCAACAGCACCGTAGTCTACCTACAATACCGTACAATCAAAACAACCAAGCAACCAACCGTTCCAACGCCGTGCTAGAAAGCCACTCGTGGTGACGGACGAAATGTAGCCTCCCACCCCAAGTGCCGGCCTGTTCCCCCTTAACCGTCCCTTCCTGAGCCACCACCCGcgcgtggccgccatgctATGCCCTGTCCGTACGTGCAAACTTGACGCTCTTCCTGCGCTCTCGCTCCGACCCCGgcgtgccgacgagccgcgcGCTTCCCGGGCTCGAGCTGAGGATCCCGCCCGCGGGGGACGCGGAGCCGGCcttgccgctgacgccgccgccgacgccgccactgacaccaccaccacccatgAGGGCCTCGCGGGCCATGCCGACGGCCTTGCTCTGCGGcacgtcgttgccgtcgctCTTGACGCTCGCGGACCCGCCACCCCCGCCGCGAGCCTCGACCGcgcctgcgacggcggcggcgccggtgcccCGCGCGGGGCTcgtgcggcggctgttgctgcggctgttgttgttggacCGGTTGTAGTAGAGTGCGCCGCTGGCCCGGCGCTCGTggtggtgcgccgccgccgtcgactccggggtgctgcgcgcggcgtcggcggcggccacccgaccaatgtcctcggcgcgctgcgtcgccgtctcgccgcggTACCGGCCGGGGAGGCAGGCGTGCCCGCAGCCGtccgaggggcagcagccgtCGCTGTACTTGGCCGACGGGTCGCTCGACGGGGCCGGGTTCgggtccagcgccgcgtgCCACGTCTGCAGGCAGGAAGCGTGTCCGCCGTGCGCGCAGCCCGGGCAGAACCACCAGCCCTCGAGCCAAGTGTCCCCCGGgccgggcgcgtcggcgatCTCGGACGGGATGTCGGCCGGGCGCTCCGGCTCGCGGTGGCCGCAGACGGCACACGggcccatggcggcgcggcaccgcTCGCACGTCCAGACGGCCTCGCTCCCGCGCGCGGGGTCCACCTCGTGCGGCTTGCGGCACGACGGGCAGAAGAGCCCGACCTTGACCCCCTGCTGCGCGGGGCCGAAGATGGCCGTGTAGTTGTCGCCCCAGTCCGGCAGCCCGGCGGGCCAGCCCTCGACGCAGAGGTtgcgcagcagggcggcctcgacgaagAGGCTCatgcgcgcgaggcgggcgtggtgctgccgcaggatggcggcggcccggtggccgtcgatgacggaCTCGGGGACGAGCGGCTTGAGCAAgagcaccatggccgacgcgtTGAGCGCCGACGTGCGCGTTTCGAAGTCGAGCGCCCGCGTGAGCAGGGCGTACGGgtccagcggcgacggcagggcgtccttgtcggccagCGGGAACGGGTAAGgggggtcgtcgtcccacGGGAGGTAGTCCGTCTCGATGATGTGCTTGCGGGGGTCGTGCTTAGGCGACACGGCCGGCTTGGACGGGCTGCGCGACCtgtccaccacctccacgtCGGGCGCGTCCGACGGCTTGCGGTCCGAGTCCGTAAACGACTGCGACGGGTACTCGTCCGACTTGGTCGTCTGCGAGATCATGAACATGTCGTCGGACGAGTCCTTTCTGTACTTTGTCGGCGACTGGCGCcggctgtcgtcgtcgacgctcgacgcgctcgaccgCTCCAGTGTCGACTCCTGCCTCGCAATGGGCTTGGCAaagacgtcgccgctgctggagccgctcctcgccgaccgctTTCCCTCGGATATGGAAAACATCTGCCCGAAGCTCTCGTCCGAGTCGTGTCGCACCGCGCGGCCCCGGAACCGCGGCATCGGCAcgtcgatggccttggcgagcACCTCTGCGTCGTAAAAGTCGTAGCCCTCGGTGTACGACGTCTGCGAGTGctcgctgtcgtcgtggcTCGTGTCGGACACCGGCTCCGAgtcgaggcgccggcgcgggctctCCCTGAACGAGCCGTGTGCGGCCGGCCCGAGGTTGAGGCTCTCCGGCTCGACAATGGGCGTCAGCTTGCGGCCGTACTCGTACGCCTCGTGTTGTCCCGtggcgatgtcgtcggcgggccgcgCCACGGGCGTCGGCACATTGGACGTGCTCTCAATCTCCTCGGCTAGGAGCGATCGCGAAAGCAATCggccgtcgatgctgccgcccctctgcgtcgacggccgccgcggggtctcctcgccgccgtgggcgccggcgggcagcttcAGCCGGACCCGATCCTCGCTCGGCAGCTTCTGGAACTGCCCGATGCGGCGTTCAAGGTGGTACTGCGCTCGTCTGTTCAGCAGCAGGGTCATGGCGTACGCCAGGATCCTCCACGTCTGCGCGAGGCGGTACACGGTGGCGGTCTCGGCGGCTCGCGCGAACTGCTCCATGATGTGCCCGACCCTCTCGACCAGCGGCTTGCCCTCGACGCACGGCAGCTCCTTGTGGAGCGTCTCCAGGTACGCCCCCGACAGGAACTGATATAGGTGCACCGGCTTCGCCGCCGGGATGCGGCCAGAGGCCATGGCCTGCTGCGTCCGGAACACGCCCGTCACGCTGACGGACTGCTCGAGGTTCAGCAGCTTGTCCTCGGGGCCGGGCGGGGTCGTGCTCAGCTGCCTGCCGCTCAGGCGGCGCCTGTGCCTCCGGCGCGGGGCGAGAAAGGTGCCCATGACCTCGTCTTCGGAGTCGCTGCGGCTGACGctcagcaccggcggcgcgttggGGCTCGGGCTGTACGAGGTCTGGCGGTGCAGCTCGGGCTCGTGGACGACcgaggggcgcgggcgctgcgacTGGggccgctcgtcgaggaacatgacgacgtcgccgcgcggcgaaaaggccatggccgacgtcgactggCGGTCCAGCACCCGCGGCGCAAACGCCACGTCGCACTGGTTGAACATGCCGTCGGGGCCGACGGTCCAGAGCATGTCGCGGTCCTGCCAGgcgagcgccgacggcgagctctcGAAGCGCTCAATCTCCTTGTAGGGCATGGTCGGGCGCGCGAGGTCCCAGATGTGCACGGCCGAGGTGCCGTAGCGACGGttgctcgtctcgtcgtagctgacggcgacctgggccaggcggcgcgtctgggcggtggtggacCACAGGCCGGGCcgccaggcgacggcgacgacgggggccgGGGTGGAGATGGTGAACTTGGGCTTCTGCCTCTTGTCGGCCGAGGGCCCCAGGTCCCAGACGTGCATCTTggtgtcggcgccggcgctcaTGAGGTGGATGCCGTCCGGGTGCCAGGCGATGGCGGAGCAGCCCTTCTCGTGGGCGTTGAGGCGCAGCAGGGGCCGCGAGGGCTGGCGGACGTCCCACTTGAgaacgatgccgccgtcggtgcAGCAGGCCATCTCGTGGCCGACGCGCGGGGACCACTTGACCTGGCGGACGGACTCGATGCAGCGCAGCGGGGCGAAGCGCTGGCGGAAGGtgaggaggccggcgcggtTCTGGAggggcgtcgaggcgtcgaagacgcgggcggcgccgtcctggcTGCCCGACAGGACCCAGCTCTTGAGGTGCGGGTTCACGTCGAGCGTGTTGACCTGGCGCGAGTCCTCCTGCATCTGGATGTACTCGATGGGCTCCGAcgcggagccggcgccgaggcgggcgacatCGTAGGCGAAGATCTTGCCGCTGGCGCACGCGGTGAAGATGGTGGACGAGTTGCCGTGCCACTTGGCGTCGCGGATGTTGAGCtggtcggccgcgacgccgccgccggcgggcggctggcgggtggtgatggcggcgcggacgtcgacgccctgggAGACGGAGAAGCCGCCGGGCTCGAGCACGACCGTCTTGAGCACGTGGGggccggcgagcacggcggcgcggcggtccGGGGCGACATCGAagcaggcgacgggcgcgccggAGGGATAGACGGCGTTCTGCGACTTGGGCGGCCGGtaggtcggcggcgggacggcggggtccgggtcggcggcgcccttgccgagcaGCTTGCGCATGAGCTTGGAGTCGCGGTTATACATGGCGGCCGTGATGCGAGGGCGCCATTGCTGGGTCAATGGAGCATTGGGCGTGCGTAGTGAGGGTGTGAGGCTGAGGTGTGTGCGGGTGGCGATGTCGCGTGCTTCGCGGTCGATGGGGACGTTGCGGGTGGTGATGGTTGCGAGCACGAGGGAGGCAGTTGGAGACGCATGAATGTGGGGGAGCCGGAGGACAAGCATGAGGTGAACGAGCCGGAGCGAGGGTGCTCCCGTCAGTGTGGGGGCACACGAGCCCGGGCCTTCAGTGGAGGCTCCAACCGCCTGCCGGAGGTGATCAGTGACCGCCCAGGCACCTCAGACCCATGATTCAGTGGCCCCCAGGCCGTTTCGCAGCAGCCCTGGAGGTGTCCGAATCGACGCCTCGGCGGACTGGAGCGCAGCTACAGTGGTACAAAGCACAACCGGCCTCTCCAGGCCACGACTGCAATGCCCAACGCCATGATGCACCACGCCCCGGTCCCTCCCAGGGCCAGGCAGCTGGGACGGCCCGCACACGACACTGTGCGGTCCAGGCCCAGATCGCGGCCTGCCAGGGCTTCGGATCGGGGCTGTGCTGCTACGCACCCTTGGAAGTCAGCCTCAGCGGGACGGCCCATGCGTGTAAACGCCTCGCCCGGCGCGTCGACTGCACCCGCCATTGCAAAAGGTATATAATAAAGCTCGATGCCgtgcctgctgcccgcggTGCATCCGCAACGTACTAGGTAGACATGAGAGACTACGAGTATCAGCCCCTCGGCCCCGGCGAgatccgcctcctccgcctcgaggccgcccgcccggacGAGCCCCTGTCGGGCACCATCCTCCACCACCGGCTGCGCAACCCCGTCTACCGCCCCcgggccgaggagggcgatgcGGACGGCGGCTACCTCGAGCACGCGCTCGCCTACGAGGCCATCTCGTACCACTGGGGTGCCGACAACCAGACGCCCTTtgacgtcgtcatcgaccaTGGCTCCGTCATCCGCATCACGGCCTCGCTGCACACGATCCtgcgtcgcctcgtcctgcCCGACGGCCCGCGCGTGCTCTGGGCCGACGCCATATGCATCAACCAGGTCACCTCGGCCGACAACCGCGAAAAGGGCGAGCAGATCCAGATGATGCCCGACATCTACCGCATCGCGTCGTGCGTCCAGGTCTacctcggccccggcgccgacgacgtcgccctcgccctcgacttCATCCGCTCCATCGCCGACTACTCCGAGTACCTCGACACCtcgcagcacgacgacggcgagaccgccacggccctcgcccagcagcgcggctTCGTCCTGCCCCCCGTGGGCGACCCGCGATGGCCCGCCCTCCGCGCTTTTCTGCGCCGGCCCTGGTTCCGCCGCGTCTGGATCATCCAAGAGTTCGTCTATGCgaccgacgtcgccgtcacctGCGGCGACCACGACATCGACTGGCACCTCCTGTGGCTCTGCGCCAAGGCCTACGCCGACAACCGCCAGCTCATCTACACCGGCTACTCCC
This region of Purpureocillium takamizusanense chromosome 9, complete sequence genomic DNA includes:
- the RTC1 gene encoding SEA (Seh1-associated) complex subunit (EggNog:ENOG503NWBI~COG:S), which produces MYNRDSKLMRKLLGKGAADPDPAVPPPTYRPPKSQNAVYPSGAPVACFDVAPDRRAAVLAGPHVLKTVVLEPGGFSVSQGVDVRAAITTRQPPAGGGVAADQLNIRDAKWHGNSSTIFTACASGKIFAYDVARLGAGSASEPIEYIQMQEDSRQVNTLDVNPHLKSWVLSGSQDGAARVFDASTPLQNRAGLLTFRQRFAPLRCIESVRQVKWSPRVGHEMACCTDGGIVLKWDVRQPSRPLLRLNAHEKGCSAIAWHPDGIHLMSAGADTKMHVWDLGPSADKRQKPKFTISTPAPVVAVAWRPGLWSTTAQTRRLAQVAVSYDETSNRRYGTSAVHIWDLARPTMPYKEIERFESSPSALAWQDRDMLWTVGPDGMFNQCDVAFAPRVLDRQSTSAMAFSPRGDVVMFLDERPQSQRPRPSVVHEPELHRQTSYSPSPNAPPVLSVSRSDSEDEVMGTFLAPRRRHRRRLSGRQLSTTPPGPEDKLLNLEQSVSVTGVFRTQQAMASGRIPAAKPVHLYQFLSGAYLETLHKELPCVEGKPLVERVGHIMEQFARAAETATVYRLAQTWRILAYAMTLLLNRRAQYHLERRIGQFQKLPSEDRVRLKLPAGAHGGEETPRRPSTQRGGSIDGRLLSRSLLAEEIESTSNVPTPVARPADDIATGQHEAYEYGRKLTPIVEPESLNLGPAAHGSFRESPRRRLDSEPVSDTSHDDSEHSQTSYTEGYDFYDAEVLAKAIDVPMPRFRGRAVRHDSDESFGQMFSISEGKRSARSGSSSGDVFAKPIARQESTLERSSASSVDDDSRRQSPTKYRKDSSDDMFMISQTTKSDEYPSQSFTDSDRKPSDAPDVEVVDRSRSPSKPAVSPKHDPRKHIIETDYLPWDDDPPYPFPLADKDALPSPLDPYALLTRALDFETRTSALNASAMVLLLKPLVPESVIDGHRAAAILRQHHARLARMSLFVEAALLRNLCVEGWPAGLPDWGDNYTAIFGPAQQGVKVGLFCPSCRKPHEVDPARGSEAVWTCERCRAAMGPCAVCGHREPERPADIPSEIADAPGPGDTWLEGWWFCPGCAHGGHASCLQTWHAALDPNPAPSSDPSAKYSDGCCPSDGCGHACLPGRYRGETATQRAEDIGRVAAADAARSTPESTAAAHHHERRASGALYYNRSNNNSRSNSRRTSPARGTGAAAVAGAVEARGGGGGSASVKSDGNDVPQSKAVGMAREALMGGGGVSGGVGGGVSGKAGSASPAGGILSSSPGSARLVGTPGSERERRKSVKFARTDRA